One Williamwhitmania sp. genomic window carries:
- the murC gene encoding UDP-N-acetylmuramate--L-alanine ligase encodes MNIEKVDRVYLIGIGGIGMSALARYFAGEGKAVAGYDRTSTDLTHALITEGMSIHFSDEVALIPEPFMVAEGTIVIYTPAVPTHHLELNWFRSQGFMVLKRSEVLGELSRGKRTIAVSGTHGKTTITTFVAHLLTAGGLGCGAFLGGISKNYGTNFLAGGGSHNLVVEADEYDRSFLRLFPDYAVITSIDADHLDIYQTYEAIALAFSQFVAQVKAGGAVVIKMGVSVEIDRTDIAVYRYSLHQKCDYYAQSIRLENGVSIFDLVTPQGIISDLQLHLPGHVNMENAVAASALALLGGISAEELRVGIASFKGVRRRFDIRFKQDDVVLVDDYAHHPVELRAAIAAMREAFPGKQVTGVFQPHLFTRTRDLASDFAASLSLLDELYLLDIYPAREEPITGVSSMLLLDMISISKKQLVSKDALMRLLAERDDLEVLIMMGAGDIDKLVTPVEQMLEKKYSQ; translated from the coding sequence ATGAATATCGAAAAGGTTGATAGGGTCTATTTAATTGGCATTGGTGGCATTGGGATGAGTGCCCTAGCTCGCTATTTTGCTGGTGAAGGAAAGGCCGTGGCCGGTTACGACCGCACATCTACCGACCTTACCCATGCTTTGATTACAGAGGGTATGAGTATTCATTTTAGCGATGAGGTAGCGCTTATTCCGGAGCCGTTTATGGTTGCCGAGGGTACCATAGTTATTTATACCCCAGCTGTTCCCACACACCATTTGGAGCTGAATTGGTTCCGAAGTCAAGGCTTTATGGTATTAAAACGGTCGGAGGTGCTGGGTGAACTATCAAGGGGGAAGCGCACCATTGCCGTTTCGGGAACTCATGGAAAAACAACAATTACCACTTTTGTAGCGCACTTACTAACAGCTGGAGGATTGGGATGTGGTGCTTTTCTGGGCGGCATTTCAAAAAACTATGGAACAAATTTTTTGGCTGGCGGTGGATCACATAACTTGGTAGTTGAGGCCGATGAGTACGATCGATCATTCTTGAGACTTTTCCCTGACTATGCCGTTATTACTTCCATCGATGCCGACCATCTTGATATATACCAAACCTATGAGGCAATTGCACTTGCATTTTCTCAATTTGTGGCCCAAGTAAAAGCTGGTGGCGCTGTTGTAATTAAAATGGGTGTTAGTGTCGAAATCGATAGGACGGACATTGCTGTTTACCGGTATTCACTCCACCAGAAGTGTGATTATTATGCTCAATCGATCAGGCTTGAAAATGGTGTTTCCATATTCGACCTAGTAACACCCCAGGGGATAATTAGCGACCTTCAACTCCATTTGCCTGGTCACGTGAACATGGAAAACGCTGTGGCAGCTTCAGCATTAGCGTTACTGGGCGGTATCTCGGCTGAAGAACTTCGCGTTGGTATTGCCTCGTTTAAGGGGGTTCGCCGGAGGTTCGACATTCGCTTTAAGCAAGATGATGTGGTGCTGGTTGACGATTATGCGCATCACCCGGTAGAGCTTCGTGCAGCTATCGCTGCCATGAGGGAAGCCTTTCCTGGTAAACAAGTTACTGGCGTGTTTCAACCGCATCTATTTACAAGAACAAGAGACTTGGCTAGCGATTTTGCTGCAAGTCTAAGTTTGCTCGATGAGCTTTACTTGCTCGATATTTACCCAGCAAGGGAGGAACCTATCACTGGTGTGAGTTCGATGCTGCTGCTCGATATGATTTCAATTTCAAAAAAGCAGCTGGTAAGCAAGGATGCATTAATGAGATTGCTCGCTGAGCGGGACGATTTAGAGGTACTAATAATGATGGGTGCCGGTGATATTGATAAGCTGGTAACCCCTGTTGAGCAAATGTTGGAGAAAAAGTATTCGCAATGA